The following proteins are encoded in a genomic region of Pelodictyon phaeoclathratiforme BU-1:
- a CDS encoding phage holin family protein — MMHILIQWLINACAVYATAHILDGIHIKSFGAAILVALVLGLINAVVRPVLLFFSIPFIIVTLGLFLLVINAFLLQFAASLVGGFSIDNFGWAIAGSIVISAISWILSSLFDL, encoded by the coding sequence ATGATGCATATCCTGATCCAATGGCTGATCAATGCCTGCGCGGTTTATGCCACTGCGCATATCCTCGACGGAATTCATATAAAAAGTTTTGGCGCTGCAATTCTTGTTGCTTTGGTGCTCGGCCTCATCAACGCTGTTGTACGGCCTGTGCTGCTCTTTTTTTCAATACCATTTATCATTGTAACGCTGGGGCTCTTTCTGCTGGTCATCAACGCCTTTCTTCTGCAGTTTGCGGCCTCACTTGTCGGGGGATTCTCCATCGACAACTTTGGATGGGCTATAGCAGGCTCGATCGTCATCAGTGCAATTTCCTGGATACTCAGCTCTCTTTTCGATCTCTGA